Proteins encoded by one window of Channa argus isolate prfri chromosome 1, Channa argus male v1.0, whole genome shotgun sequence:
- the nid1a gene encoding nidogen-1 isoform X3 — MTWQDRGWLVCVSLLGFVTWVQSITRNELFPFGPSARDQLLESGNDQTHRHDLDRPVLFYDGTFDSIFINTNGFVATTEPTSESTYLGNMPPSFGMIAALQGDLDTSDGVGKVFFRQDSSSEVLLRAAEHINRAFPDDDEVNPTHAVVITWVDVTTHKPQSRGDGIEKKRNTFQLVIASMETASYAIVLYPRDGVQFYSTPVKDSTFVMHAGFSKGLVKGFLFSGNGPYYRTTNNDEGSVRALAEETNSGLRGVWVYEIGTYPFFTNVAPGEVTDLPAEAGPLSYGDSNDSRGPIYTDGQQVQYPIYEQDPGQIEVQQVQYQPKDAEVLVVEGTEINVDVFSYNLGTCATSRNKCSQFADCKDNYNGYCCHCRPGFYGNGIQCVAEENPQRMNGKVNGKIYVGNSPYPVELTENDLHSYAVVKDGRTYVAISEIPESVGPSLQPLCALGGVIGWTFALEEPGFKNGFRIIGGEFTWQADVTFLPGNEKLTIRQEFKGIDEHDHLLVSTTLEGQIPKLPENSTVQIEPYSEIYQYGNNFITSSSTQKYGVWFPDDSHEIRTYQLRQTITFQSCPHDESSRDVKPTQMRSVDQFIAMYDAESKITRFAMTNRIGDVNGSPNTQQEDNPCFTGRHGCDTNAVCRAAQGNQFTCQCAAGFNGDGRTCYDIDECQPGRCHQDAVCYNTEGSFTCQCRPGYYGDGFYCSPERTKTQCEIHRDNLLGVTEFGPRGPRPPVARYIPTCDENGAYEPMQCHGSTGHCWCVDRNGEEIPGTRSGPGSRPMCIDHSGVSPPVGPTTRPNVYPLPPGTHLLFSQSGRIEHVPLEGYEMKKNDAKAVLHLPETVIIAVAFDCLEKMVYWTEITSPSISKASIQGGDPVEVIGSDLGSPEGIAIDHLGRTMFWTDSVKDHIEVASLDGSQRRVLINSGLVNPRAIITDPPNGNLYWADWNRDAPKIETSYMDGSNRRVLVKDGLGLPNGLTYDSHSSLLCWADAGTHKMECMHPGRGDRRQVMEGIQYPFGIASFGKNLYYTDWRRDAVIAVDRHTGRESDEFQPQKRTKLYGIVTALAQCPSGQNYCAVNNGGCTHLCLATPTSRSCKCPTNTVGVDCVETNGY; from the exons ATCAACACCAATGGTTTTGTTGCAACAACAGAGCCAACAAGTGAGTCAACATATCTTGGAAATATGCCCCCATCTTTTGGCATGATTGCAGCTCTGCAAGGAGACTTGGACACAAGTGATGGAGTGGGGAAAGTTTTCTTCCGTCAAGACTCCAGCTCTGAGGTTCTGCTTCGTGCTGCCGAGCACATCAACAGAGCTTTccctgatgatgatgaagtCAATCCCACTCATGCTGTGGTGATCACCTGGGTTGACGTCACCACTCACAAACCTCAAAGCAGAGGAGACGGTATAGAAAAGAAG agaaacacctTCCAGCTGGTTATTGCATCGATGGAGACTGCTTCGTATGCTATTGTCCTGTACCCGAGGGATGGGGTTCAGTTTTACTCCACGCCTGTAAAAGACTCTACATTCGTCATGCATGCTGGATTCAGTAAGGGTCTGGTCAAGGGTTTCCTATTTTCCGGTAATGGACCGTACTACCGCACCACAAATAATGACGAAGGGTCGGTCAGGGCTTTAGCAGA GGAGACTAACTCTGGCCTGCGGGGTGTATGGGTGTATGAGATCGGAACGTATCCCTTTTTTACCAATGTGGCACCTGGTGAGGTCACTGACCTGCCCGCAGAAGCTGGACCTCTTAGCTATGGGGACTCTAATGATTCAAGAGGACCTATCTACACTGATGGACAGCAAGTCCAGTACCCTATTTATGAGCAAGATCCGGGACAGATCGAAGTTCAGCAAGTTCAGTACCAGCCTAAGGACGCAGAAGTGTTGGTGGTGGAAggcacagaaataaatgtagatG TGTTCTCCTACAATCTTGGGACATGTGCAACCAGCAGAAATAAATGCTCCCAGTTTGCCGATTGCAAGGACAATTACAATGGATACTGCTGCCACTGCAGGCCTGGCTTCTACGGGAATGGGATACAGTGTGTGGCCGAGG AAAACCCACAGAGGATGAATGGTAAAGTGAATGGAAAAATATATGTGGGCAACTCTCCGTACCCAGTGGAGCTCACCGAAAATGATCTTCACTCATATGCTGTTGTAAAAGATGGTCGTACCTATGTTGCCATCAGTGAGATCCCTGAATCTGTTGGACCCTCACTGCAACCTCTTTGTGCCCTTGGTGGTGTCATTGGGTGGACATTTGCTCTGGAGGAGCCGGGCTTCAAGAATGGCTTCCGTATTATTG GGGGGGAGTTCACGTGGCAGGCTGATGTGACCTTTCTGCCTGGGAATGAAAAGCTGACCATCAGGCAAGAGTTCAAAGGCATTGATGAGCATGACCACCTGTTGGTGAGCACCACCCTTGAAGGCCAGATTCCCAAATTGCCTGAAAATTCCACCGTGCAGATTGAGCCTTACTCTGAGATCTACCAGTACGGCAACAACT TCATCACCTCATCTTCCACTCAGAAATATGGAGTTTGGTTTCCCGATGACTCCCATGAAATCAGGACATATCAGTTGCGTCAGACCATCACTTTCCAGAGCTGCCCACACGACGAATCTTCGAGAGATGTGAAACCTACCCAGATGCGCAGCGTGGACCAGTTCATTGCTATGTACGATGCTGAAAGTAAAATCACCCGGTTTGCCATGACTAACAGGATCGGGGATGTCAATG GGTCCCCAAACACGCAGCAAGAGGACAACCCATGTTTTACTGGAAGACATGGTTGTGACACCAACGCTGTTTGCAGAGCTGCACAGGGAAACCAGTTCACCTGTCAGTGTGCAGCTGGCTTCAACGGGGATGGCCGCACATGTTAtg ACATAGACGAGTGCCAGCCAGGCAGGTGCCATCAGGACGCCGTGTGTTATAACACTGAGGGGTCGTTTACCTGCCAGTGCAGACCGGGGTACTACGGTGACGGCTTCTACTGCTCTCCAG agaggacaaaaacacaatgtgagATCCACAGAGACAACCTCCTAGGTGTTACAGAGTTTGGTCCACGGGGCCCCCGGCCCCCTGTTGCACGGTACATCCCTACATGTGATGAGAATGGTGCCTATGAACCGATGCAGTGCCATGGCAGCACTGGGCACTGCTGGTGTGTGGATCGAAATGGTGAGGAGATCCCTGGGACACGCTCTGGGCCTGGCAGCAGACCTATGT GTATTGACCATAGCGGTGTGTCACCACCTGTCGGACCCACAACTCGACCCAATGTCTACCCACTGCCTCCAGGAACACACCTGTTGTTCTCCCAGAGTGGTAGGATAGAGCATGTGCCATTGGAAggttatgaaatgaaaaagaacgATGCCAAGGCTGTCCTCCATCTGCCT GAGACGGTAATCATTGCAGTGGCCTTTGATTGTCTTGAAAAAATGGTGTACTGGACAGAAATCACATCTCCCTCCATCAGCAAGGCCAGCATTCAGGGAGGAGACCCAGTTGAAGTCATTGGTTCAG ATTTGGGAAGCCCAGAGGGGATCGCCATCGACCACTTGGGACGAACTATGTTCTGGACAGACTCTGTGAAGGATCATATTGAAGTGGCCTCCCTGGACGGGTCTCAGCGCCGTGTCCTTATAAACTCTGGTCTTGTCAATCCTCGTGCTATTATCACTGATCCTCCTAATGG CAATCTATATTGGGCCGACTGGAACCGTGATGCCCCTAAAATTGAAACCTCTTACATGGATGGATCCAACAGAAGGGTGCTGGTTAAAGATGGCCTCGGCCTTCCAAATGGTTTGACTTATGACTCCCACagttctctgctctgctgggCAGATGCAG GCACGCATAAAATGGAGTGCATGCATCCTGGTCGCGGTGACCGAAGACAGGTTATGGAGGGGATTCAGTACCCTTTTGGAATTGCATCTTTTGGAAAGAACCTCTACTACACTGACTGGAGGAG GGATGCCGTGATTGCAGTGGATCGCCATACTGGCAGGGAATCAGATGAGTTCCAGCCTCAGAAACGGACCAAGTTATATGGGATTGTGACAGCCTTAGCCCAGTGTCCTTCAG GACAAAACTACTGTGCTGTGAACAACGGGGGCTGCACTCACCTCTGTTTAGCAACTCCAACCAGCCGTTCCTGTAAATGTCCAACCAACACAGTGGGTGTGGACTGTGTGGAGACAAACGGGTACTGA
- the nid1a gene encoding nidogen-1 isoform X2 yields MTWQDRGWLVCVSLLGFVTWVQSITRNELFPFGPSARDQLLESGNDQTHRHDLDRPVLFYDGTFDSIFINTNGFVATTEPTSESTYLGNMPPSFGMIAALQGDLDTSDGVGKVFFRQDSSSEVLLRAAEHINRAFPDDDEVNPTHAVVITWVDVTTHKPQSRGDGIEKKRNTFQLVIASMETASYAIVLYPRDGVQFYSTPVKDSTFVMHAGFSKGLVKGFLFSGNGPYYRTTNNDEGSVRALAEETNSGLRGVWVYEIGTYPFFTNVAPGEVTDLPAEAGPLSYGDSNDSRGPIYTDGQQVQYPIYEQDPGQIEVQQVQYQPKDAEVLVVEGTEINVDVFSYNLGTCATSRNKCSQFADCKDNYNGYCCHCRPGFYGNGIQCVAEENPQRMNGKVNGKIYVGNSPYPVELTENDLHSYAVVKDGRTYVAISEIPESVGPSLQPLCALGGVIGWTFALEEPGFKNGFRIIGGEFTWQADVTFLPGNEKLTIRQEFKGIDEHDHLLVSTTLEGQIPKLPENSTVQIEPYSEIYQYGNNFITSSSTQKYGVWFPDDSHEIRTYQLRQTITFQSCPHDESSRDVKPTQMRSVDQFIAMYDAESKITRFAMTNRIGDVNGSPNTQQEDNPCFTGRHGCDTNAVCRAAQGNQFTCQCAAGFNGDGRTCYDIDECRENPLICGSHAICNNQPGTFRCECEYGYHFSSDGQTCVDIDECQPGRCHQDAVCYNTEGSFTCQCRPGYYGDGFYCSPERTKTQCEIHRDNLLGVTEFGPRGPRPPVARYIPTCDENGAYEPMQCHGSTGHCWCVDRNGEEIPGTRSGPGSRPMCIDHSGVSPPVGPTTRPNVYPLPPGTHLLFSQSGRIEHVPLEGYEMKKNDAKAVLHLPETVIIAVAFDCLEKMVYWTEITSPSISKASIQGGDPVEVIGSDLGSPEGIAIDHLGRTMFWTDSVKDHIEVASLDGSQRRVLINSGLVNPRAIITDPPNGNLYWADWNRDAPKIETSYMDGSNRRVLVKDGLGLPNGLTYDSHSSLLCWADAGTHKMECMHPGRGDRRQVMEGIQYPFGIASFGKNLYYTDWRRDAVIAVDRHTGRESDEFQPQKRTKLYGIVTALAQCPSGQNYCAVNNGGCTHLCLATPTSRSCKCPTNTVGVDCVETNGY; encoded by the exons ATCAACACCAATGGTTTTGTTGCAACAACAGAGCCAACAAGTGAGTCAACATATCTTGGAAATATGCCCCCATCTTTTGGCATGATTGCAGCTCTGCAAGGAGACTTGGACACAAGTGATGGAGTGGGGAAAGTTTTCTTCCGTCAAGACTCCAGCTCTGAGGTTCTGCTTCGTGCTGCCGAGCACATCAACAGAGCTTTccctgatgatgatgaagtCAATCCCACTCATGCTGTGGTGATCACCTGGGTTGACGTCACCACTCACAAACCTCAAAGCAGAGGAGACGGTATAGAAAAGAAG agaaacacctTCCAGCTGGTTATTGCATCGATGGAGACTGCTTCGTATGCTATTGTCCTGTACCCGAGGGATGGGGTTCAGTTTTACTCCACGCCTGTAAAAGACTCTACATTCGTCATGCATGCTGGATTCAGTAAGGGTCTGGTCAAGGGTTTCCTATTTTCCGGTAATGGACCGTACTACCGCACCACAAATAATGACGAAGGGTCGGTCAGGGCTTTAGCAGA GGAGACTAACTCTGGCCTGCGGGGTGTATGGGTGTATGAGATCGGAACGTATCCCTTTTTTACCAATGTGGCACCTGGTGAGGTCACTGACCTGCCCGCAGAAGCTGGACCTCTTAGCTATGGGGACTCTAATGATTCAAGAGGACCTATCTACACTGATGGACAGCAAGTCCAGTACCCTATTTATGAGCAAGATCCGGGACAGATCGAAGTTCAGCAAGTTCAGTACCAGCCTAAGGACGCAGAAGTGTTGGTGGTGGAAggcacagaaataaatgtagatG TGTTCTCCTACAATCTTGGGACATGTGCAACCAGCAGAAATAAATGCTCCCAGTTTGCCGATTGCAAGGACAATTACAATGGATACTGCTGCCACTGCAGGCCTGGCTTCTACGGGAATGGGATACAGTGTGTGGCCGAGG AAAACCCACAGAGGATGAATGGTAAAGTGAATGGAAAAATATATGTGGGCAACTCTCCGTACCCAGTGGAGCTCACCGAAAATGATCTTCACTCATATGCTGTTGTAAAAGATGGTCGTACCTATGTTGCCATCAGTGAGATCCCTGAATCTGTTGGACCCTCACTGCAACCTCTTTGTGCCCTTGGTGGTGTCATTGGGTGGACATTTGCTCTGGAGGAGCCGGGCTTCAAGAATGGCTTCCGTATTATTG GGGGGGAGTTCACGTGGCAGGCTGATGTGACCTTTCTGCCTGGGAATGAAAAGCTGACCATCAGGCAAGAGTTCAAAGGCATTGATGAGCATGACCACCTGTTGGTGAGCACCACCCTTGAAGGCCAGATTCCCAAATTGCCTGAAAATTCCACCGTGCAGATTGAGCCTTACTCTGAGATCTACCAGTACGGCAACAACT TCATCACCTCATCTTCCACTCAGAAATATGGAGTTTGGTTTCCCGATGACTCCCATGAAATCAGGACATATCAGTTGCGTCAGACCATCACTTTCCAGAGCTGCCCACACGACGAATCTTCGAGAGATGTGAAACCTACCCAGATGCGCAGCGTGGACCAGTTCATTGCTATGTACGATGCTGAAAGTAAAATCACCCGGTTTGCCATGACTAACAGGATCGGGGATGTCAATG GGTCCCCAAACACGCAGCAAGAGGACAACCCATGTTTTACTGGAAGACATGGTTGTGACACCAACGCTGTTTGCAGAGCTGCACAGGGAAACCAGTTCACCTGTCAGTGTGCAGCTGGCTTCAACGGGGATGGCCGCACATGTTAtg ACATTGATGAGTGCAGAGAAAATCCTCTGATCTGTGGCTCTCATGCTATCTGCAACAACCAGCCTGGGACTTTCCGCTGTGAATGTGAATATGGATATCATTTCAGCAGCGATGGGCAGACCTGTGTTG ACATAGACGAGTGCCAGCCAGGCAGGTGCCATCAGGACGCCGTGTGTTATAACACTGAGGGGTCGTTTACCTGCCAGTGCAGACCGGGGTACTACGGTGACGGCTTCTACTGCTCTCCAG agaggacaaaaacacaatgtgagATCCACAGAGACAACCTCCTAGGTGTTACAGAGTTTGGTCCACGGGGCCCCCGGCCCCCTGTTGCACGGTACATCCCTACATGTGATGAGAATGGTGCCTATGAACCGATGCAGTGCCATGGCAGCACTGGGCACTGCTGGTGTGTGGATCGAAATGGTGAGGAGATCCCTGGGACACGCTCTGGGCCTGGCAGCAGACCTATGT GTATTGACCATAGCGGTGTGTCACCACCTGTCGGACCCACAACTCGACCCAATGTCTACCCACTGCCTCCAGGAACACACCTGTTGTTCTCCCAGAGTGGTAGGATAGAGCATGTGCCATTGGAAggttatgaaatgaaaaagaacgATGCCAAGGCTGTCCTCCATCTGCCT GAGACGGTAATCATTGCAGTGGCCTTTGATTGTCTTGAAAAAATGGTGTACTGGACAGAAATCACATCTCCCTCCATCAGCAAGGCCAGCATTCAGGGAGGAGACCCAGTTGAAGTCATTGGTTCAG ATTTGGGAAGCCCAGAGGGGATCGCCATCGACCACTTGGGACGAACTATGTTCTGGACAGACTCTGTGAAGGATCATATTGAAGTGGCCTCCCTGGACGGGTCTCAGCGCCGTGTCCTTATAAACTCTGGTCTTGTCAATCCTCGTGCTATTATCACTGATCCTCCTAATGG CAATCTATATTGGGCCGACTGGAACCGTGATGCCCCTAAAATTGAAACCTCTTACATGGATGGATCCAACAGAAGGGTGCTGGTTAAAGATGGCCTCGGCCTTCCAAATGGTTTGACTTATGACTCCCACagttctctgctctgctgggCAGATGCAG GCACGCATAAAATGGAGTGCATGCATCCTGGTCGCGGTGACCGAAGACAGGTTATGGAGGGGATTCAGTACCCTTTTGGAATTGCATCTTTTGGAAAGAACCTCTACTACACTGACTGGAGGAG GGATGCCGTGATTGCAGTGGATCGCCATACTGGCAGGGAATCAGATGAGTTCCAGCCTCAGAAACGGACCAAGTTATATGGGATTGTGACAGCCTTAGCCCAGTGTCCTTCAG GACAAAACTACTGTGCTGTGAACAACGGGGGCTGCACTCACCTCTGTTTAGCAACTCCAACCAGCCGTTCCTGTAAATGTCCAACCAACACAGTGGGTGTGGACTGTGTGGAGACAAACGGGTACTGA
- the nid1a gene encoding nidogen-1 isoform X1, with translation MTWQDRGWLVCVSLLGFVTWVQSITRNELFPFGPSARDQLLESGNDQTHRHDLDRPVLFYDGTFDSIFINTNGFVATTEPTSESTYLGNMPPSFGMIAALQGDLDTSDGVGKVFFRQDSSSEVLLRAAEHINRAFPDDDEVNPTHAVVITWVDVTTHKPQSRGDGIEKKRNTFQLVIASMETASYAIVLYPRDGVQFYSTPVKDSTFVMHAGFSKGLVKGFLFSGNGPYYRTTNNDEGSVRALAEETNSGLRGVWVYEIGTYPFFTNVAPGEVTDLPAEAGPLSYGDSNDSRGPIYTDGQQVQYPIYEQDPGQIEVQQVQYQPKDAEVLVVEGTEINVDVFSYNLGTCATSRNKCSQFADCKDNYNGYCCHCRPGFYGNGIQCVAEENPQRMNGKVNGKIYVGNSPYPVELTENDLHSYAVVKDGRTYVAISEIPESVGPSLQPLCALGGVIGWTFALEEPGFKNGFRIIGGEFTWQADVTFLPGNEKLTIRQEFKGIDEHDHLLVSTTLEGQIPKLPENSTVQIEPYSEIYQYGNNFITSSSTQKYGVWFPDDSHEIRTYQLRQTITFQSCPHDESSRDVKPTQMRSVDQFIAMYDAESKITRFAMTNRIGDVNGSPNTQQEDNPCFTGRHGCDTNAVCRAAQGNQFTCQCAAGFNGDGRTCYDIDECRENPLICGSHAICNNQPGTFRCECEYGYHFSSDGQTCVGLEVHRPVDACEEGTHTCDIPERAQCRYTGGSSYICSCLPGFIGDGRICQDIDECQPGRCHQDAVCYNTEGSFTCQCRPGYYGDGFYCSPERTKTQCEIHRDNLLGVTEFGPRGPRPPVARYIPTCDENGAYEPMQCHGSTGHCWCVDRNGEEIPGTRSGPGSRPMCIDHSGVSPPVGPTTRPNVYPLPPGTHLLFSQSGRIEHVPLEGYEMKKNDAKAVLHLPETVIIAVAFDCLEKMVYWTEITSPSISKASIQGGDPVEVIGSDLGSPEGIAIDHLGRTMFWTDSVKDHIEVASLDGSQRRVLINSGLVNPRAIITDPPNGNLYWADWNRDAPKIETSYMDGSNRRVLVKDGLGLPNGLTYDSHSSLLCWADAGTHKMECMHPGRGDRRQVMEGIQYPFGIASFGKNLYYTDWRRDAVIAVDRHTGRESDEFQPQKRTKLYGIVTALAQCPSGQNYCAVNNGGCTHLCLATPTSRSCKCPTNTVGVDCVETNGY, from the exons ATCAACACCAATGGTTTTGTTGCAACAACAGAGCCAACAAGTGAGTCAACATATCTTGGAAATATGCCCCCATCTTTTGGCATGATTGCAGCTCTGCAAGGAGACTTGGACACAAGTGATGGAGTGGGGAAAGTTTTCTTCCGTCAAGACTCCAGCTCTGAGGTTCTGCTTCGTGCTGCCGAGCACATCAACAGAGCTTTccctgatgatgatgaagtCAATCCCACTCATGCTGTGGTGATCACCTGGGTTGACGTCACCACTCACAAACCTCAAAGCAGAGGAGACGGTATAGAAAAGAAG agaaacacctTCCAGCTGGTTATTGCATCGATGGAGACTGCTTCGTATGCTATTGTCCTGTACCCGAGGGATGGGGTTCAGTTTTACTCCACGCCTGTAAAAGACTCTACATTCGTCATGCATGCTGGATTCAGTAAGGGTCTGGTCAAGGGTTTCCTATTTTCCGGTAATGGACCGTACTACCGCACCACAAATAATGACGAAGGGTCGGTCAGGGCTTTAGCAGA GGAGACTAACTCTGGCCTGCGGGGTGTATGGGTGTATGAGATCGGAACGTATCCCTTTTTTACCAATGTGGCACCTGGTGAGGTCACTGACCTGCCCGCAGAAGCTGGACCTCTTAGCTATGGGGACTCTAATGATTCAAGAGGACCTATCTACACTGATGGACAGCAAGTCCAGTACCCTATTTATGAGCAAGATCCGGGACAGATCGAAGTTCAGCAAGTTCAGTACCAGCCTAAGGACGCAGAAGTGTTGGTGGTGGAAggcacagaaataaatgtagatG TGTTCTCCTACAATCTTGGGACATGTGCAACCAGCAGAAATAAATGCTCCCAGTTTGCCGATTGCAAGGACAATTACAATGGATACTGCTGCCACTGCAGGCCTGGCTTCTACGGGAATGGGATACAGTGTGTGGCCGAGG AAAACCCACAGAGGATGAATGGTAAAGTGAATGGAAAAATATATGTGGGCAACTCTCCGTACCCAGTGGAGCTCACCGAAAATGATCTTCACTCATATGCTGTTGTAAAAGATGGTCGTACCTATGTTGCCATCAGTGAGATCCCTGAATCTGTTGGACCCTCACTGCAACCTCTTTGTGCCCTTGGTGGTGTCATTGGGTGGACATTTGCTCTGGAGGAGCCGGGCTTCAAGAATGGCTTCCGTATTATTG GGGGGGAGTTCACGTGGCAGGCTGATGTGACCTTTCTGCCTGGGAATGAAAAGCTGACCATCAGGCAAGAGTTCAAAGGCATTGATGAGCATGACCACCTGTTGGTGAGCACCACCCTTGAAGGCCAGATTCCCAAATTGCCTGAAAATTCCACCGTGCAGATTGAGCCTTACTCTGAGATCTACCAGTACGGCAACAACT TCATCACCTCATCTTCCACTCAGAAATATGGAGTTTGGTTTCCCGATGACTCCCATGAAATCAGGACATATCAGTTGCGTCAGACCATCACTTTCCAGAGCTGCCCACACGACGAATCTTCGAGAGATGTGAAACCTACCCAGATGCGCAGCGTGGACCAGTTCATTGCTATGTACGATGCTGAAAGTAAAATCACCCGGTTTGCCATGACTAACAGGATCGGGGATGTCAATG GGTCCCCAAACACGCAGCAAGAGGACAACCCATGTTTTACTGGAAGACATGGTTGTGACACCAACGCTGTTTGCAGAGCTGCACAGGGAAACCAGTTCACCTGTCAGTGTGCAGCTGGCTTCAACGGGGATGGCCGCACATGTTAtg ACATTGATGAGTGCAGAGAAAATCCTCTGATCTGTGGCTCTCATGCTATCTGCAACAACCAGCCTGGGACTTTCCGCTGTGAATGTGAATATGGATATCATTTCAGCAGCGATGGGCAGACCTGTGTTG GTTTAGAGGTTCACCGACCAGTGGACGCCTGTGAAGAAGGCACTCATACCTGTGACATTCCTGAGCGTGCTCAGTGCCGCTACACCGGAGGCTCGTCCTATATCTGCTCCTGCCTGCCAGGGTTCATAGGAGATGGCAGAATCTGTCAAG ACATAGACGAGTGCCAGCCAGGCAGGTGCCATCAGGACGCCGTGTGTTATAACACTGAGGGGTCGTTTACCTGCCAGTGCAGACCGGGGTACTACGGTGACGGCTTCTACTGCTCTCCAG agaggacaaaaacacaatgtgagATCCACAGAGACAACCTCCTAGGTGTTACAGAGTTTGGTCCACGGGGCCCCCGGCCCCCTGTTGCACGGTACATCCCTACATGTGATGAGAATGGTGCCTATGAACCGATGCAGTGCCATGGCAGCACTGGGCACTGCTGGTGTGTGGATCGAAATGGTGAGGAGATCCCTGGGACACGCTCTGGGCCTGGCAGCAGACCTATGT GTATTGACCATAGCGGTGTGTCACCACCTGTCGGACCCACAACTCGACCCAATGTCTACCCACTGCCTCCAGGAACACACCTGTTGTTCTCCCAGAGTGGTAGGATAGAGCATGTGCCATTGGAAggttatgaaatgaaaaagaacgATGCCAAGGCTGTCCTCCATCTGCCT GAGACGGTAATCATTGCAGTGGCCTTTGATTGTCTTGAAAAAATGGTGTACTGGACAGAAATCACATCTCCCTCCATCAGCAAGGCCAGCATTCAGGGAGGAGACCCAGTTGAAGTCATTGGTTCAG ATTTGGGAAGCCCAGAGGGGATCGCCATCGACCACTTGGGACGAACTATGTTCTGGACAGACTCTGTGAAGGATCATATTGAAGTGGCCTCCCTGGACGGGTCTCAGCGCCGTGTCCTTATAAACTCTGGTCTTGTCAATCCTCGTGCTATTATCACTGATCCTCCTAATGG CAATCTATATTGGGCCGACTGGAACCGTGATGCCCCTAAAATTGAAACCTCTTACATGGATGGATCCAACAGAAGGGTGCTGGTTAAAGATGGCCTCGGCCTTCCAAATGGTTTGACTTATGACTCCCACagttctctgctctgctgggCAGATGCAG GCACGCATAAAATGGAGTGCATGCATCCTGGTCGCGGTGACCGAAGACAGGTTATGGAGGGGATTCAGTACCCTTTTGGAATTGCATCTTTTGGAAAGAACCTCTACTACACTGACTGGAGGAG GGATGCCGTGATTGCAGTGGATCGCCATACTGGCAGGGAATCAGATGAGTTCCAGCCTCAGAAACGGACCAAGTTATATGGGATTGTGACAGCCTTAGCCCAGTGTCCTTCAG GACAAAACTACTGTGCTGTGAACAACGGGGGCTGCACTCACCTCTGTTTAGCAACTCCAACCAGCCGTTCCTGTAAATGTCCAACCAACACAGTGGGTGTGGACTGTGTGGAGACAAACGGGTACTGA